The genomic window CCGGTTCGTCAGATTTGCGTCGGTTATCGTGATTACGGTCCTGACGAGTTTTGGATCCGTGGTCACATGCCCGGTCGGCCCGTCTTGCCGGGCATTCTGATGTGCGAGGCGGCGGCGCAATTGTGCAATTACTTCGCGCAGAAGCACGGGTTGATGGATGCCGAGATCCTGGGATTTGGCGGGCTCGACGCGGTGCGCTTTCGTGAAATGGTGACGCCTGGCGACCGCCTGGTCATCGTCTCGGAACTGGTCAAGGTTCGTCGCGCCGCCATGTTGGTGTCTCGATTTCAAGGCTTTGTGCGCCAGTCGATGGTGTGCGAGGGGGAAATTCGCGGCGTGCCTCTGCCCATTCCGCGGCCGTCGAACGCGCAACGTTCCGCAAGCTAAGGCGATTGCGCGGCGACGATGATTTTTCCCTTTCGCGACAACGTGCCAGCCCACCGAACGCCGTTCGTCAC from Pirellulales bacterium includes these protein-coding regions:
- a CDS encoding beta-hydroxyacyl-ACP dehydratase; the encoded protein is MANKGLILDFSAYDLDNCLANIDEIRRWNPQRFEMEQLTAIVYDDPVRQICVGYRDYGPDEFWIRGHMPGRPVLPGILMCEAAAQLCNYFAQKHGLMDAEILGFGGLDAVRFREMVTPGDRLVIVSELVKVRRAAMLVSRFQGFVRQSMVCEGEIRGVPLPIPRPSNAQRSAS